A DNA window from Phragmites australis chromosome 11, lpPhrAust1.1, whole genome shotgun sequence contains the following coding sequences:
- the LOC133884076 gene encoding protein NRT1/ PTR FAMILY 3.1-like, whose protein sequence is MLSIWSASIILATACSHNGSFTIMQAERHITRNFTYKSDLELVSIILYDSVFVPLAPRVTGQPFGITYFQRMGIGLTIAILGVGSAALVETKRRGVAADHGRQYTIHGAVADAFASVGQMEFLYDQAPESMCSTAVALFWLCGSFGNHLSTVLVTVVQRATLGRGDWLRDNINRGRIDSYYWLITFIMVLNLGHHLLCFHYCTLKPLEVADEPGDRDKQSELPSPQKKVPGDGRRDGVRLIRG, encoded by the exons ATGCTGTCCATCTGGTCAGCAAGCATCATCCTCGCTACCGCCTGCTCGCACAACGGCTCCTTCACCATCATGCAGGCGGAGCGCCACATCACTCGGAACTT tacATACAAAAGTGACTTAGAACTCGTCAGCATCATCCTCTACGACAGCGTGTTCGTGCCCCTGGCGCCCCGCGTCACGGGCCAGCCGTTCGGGATCACCTACTTCCAGCGCATGGGAATCGGGCTGACCATCGCCATACTGGGCGTCGGCTCGGCTGCGCTCGTAGAGACCAAGCGCCGCGGCGTCGCGGCCGACCACGG TAGGCAGTACACCATCCACGGCGCCGTCGCCGACGCCTTCGCGTCGGTTGGGCAGATGGAATTCCTGTACGACCAGGCGCCCGAGAGTATGTGCAGCACGGCCGTCGCGTTATTCTGGCTCTGCGGCTCCTTCGGGAACCACCTGAGCACGGTGCTCGTCACGGTGGTGCAGCGCGCCACGCTGGGCCGCGGCGACTGGCTCCGGGACAACATCAACCGGGGCAGGATCGACAGCTACTACTGGCTCATCACATTCATCATGGTGCTCAACTTGGGCCACCACCTTCTCTGCTTCCATTACTGCACCTTGAAGCCCCTGGAGGTGGCGGATGAACCTGGTGATCGTGACAAGCAGAGTGAGCTCCCCTCTCCCCAGAAAAAAGTCCCTGGCGACGGGCGTCGGGATGGCGTAAGATTGATTAGAGGGTAA